Proteins encoded within one genomic window of Rossellomorea vietnamensis:
- a CDS encoding ABC transporter ATP-binding protein, producing the protein MSILSINGVHKTYQSGQTTFQALTDIHVEVEEGEIVVILGPSGSGKSTLLNAIGGIDAIDSGSIVVNKKNIGRLSDRELVDYRREDVGFVFQMYNLIPNLTVYENIELTANISRESMSIPEVIHAVGLSGMEERFPRELSGGQQQRVSIARAVVKAPKLLLCDEPTGALDSVTSKEILQLIEKVNKEFNTTVLIITHNQAIKSMANRVITLKDGKVESDFVNEHQTSAEGVEW; encoded by the coding sequence ATGAGCATCTTGAGCATCAATGGAGTTCATAAAACCTATCAAAGCGGCCAAACGACCTTTCAGGCACTGACGGATATTCATGTAGAGGTGGAGGAGGGGGAGATTGTCGTCATCCTCGGTCCCTCGGGTTCAGGGAAGTCCACATTGTTGAATGCCATTGGAGGCATTGATGCAATTGATTCAGGGAGCATTGTGGTCAATAAGAAAAACATCGGCCGATTGAGTGACCGAGAGCTTGTGGATTATAGAAGGGAAGACGTTGGCTTTGTCTTTCAAATGTATAATCTGATCCCGAATTTAACGGTCTATGAAAATATCGAATTGACGGCGAATATCAGCCGGGAGTCAATGTCTATTCCGGAGGTGATTCATGCTGTTGGATTGTCGGGGATGGAGGAACGCTTTCCCCGGGAATTAAGCGGAGGGCAGCAGCAAAGAGTCTCGATCGCCCGTGCCGTCGTGAAAGCTCCGAAACTATTATTATGTGATGAACCGACTGGAGCATTGGATTCGGTCACATCGAAAGAAATTCTGCAGTTGATCGAGAAAGTGAATAAAGAATTTAACACGACAGTCCTGATCATCACCCACAACCAGGCAATCAAAAGCATGGCGAACCGGGTCATCACATTGAAAGATGGAAAGGTAGAATCCGACTTTGTCAATGAACATCAAACCTCCGCTGAAGGGGTTGAGTGGTGA
- a CDS encoding ABC transporter permease: protein MPLRKKLFRTIIEKKAQFFSAWCLIVISSIVFYAFTVAGANLIDNLQIFFTENKVEDAQFMTQQPLNEIEEIENQSGAVIEQRMAIDLPYSKDSTLRLLGETDDLNLPTVVEGEKLSSDRDILVDKGFAKAHDVAIGNMVELGGETFHVTGYMAIPDYIYPLKDEAGFLKNPDAFGVAVVKPSVLSQWENHRIYYSVRLSDVSPEELKKQINQTNQIIKWTDKKDNNRISFIKGDIAGVKKMGQFLPIGILFISMVIILILLWRLMKKEYVQIGTLYALGYRKKEIIRHYLSYAGILATTGSVVGTILGWIFLHPLLSTFAAYYNLPVLDVKLHVGYLLVSIFLPLVLFLPFTYYLVHRVLKIPPVSLIKGGERKVKVSRMERLFKMKKLPFHRKFVIREIMRNLPRALFLIIGVMFATLLLLFGFVTKNSMEFLVTDNFQQVYDYEYSYLFNAPKTKEPDSGQVGSVAPFTTDEESVMITGLKPDNTAIRLQDASGERLTFDSVVMNKSLSDKLGVQEGDSIHVTNELTDKSFTLTIDHIAESYLGNMIYMPLDEFNRLNDYPSGSYTEIYSNKELHLSEDQIVSMTKSSDTIDGFKEMIKPLNYGVAAIAFVAAIIAVIIIYILISLLIEENSFKISLMKVIGYREKSIMNMMIGYNIWFIILGYAIGIPVTIFSISAFMNSITSEMNVTIPVRLDWMSVIISFIIMILSYYVSLWLNRRKVKGISMKEAINRSTE, encoded by the coding sequence ATGCCTCTTCGGAAAAAGCTGTTTCGGACCATAATAGAAAAAAAGGCGCAGTTCTTTTCAGCGTGGTGTCTGATTGTCATCAGCTCCATCGTGTTTTACGCATTCACAGTAGCCGGAGCGAATCTCATTGATAATCTCCAAATATTTTTTACCGAGAATAAAGTAGAAGATGCTCAGTTCATGACCCAGCAGCCTTTGAATGAAATCGAAGAAATTGAAAATCAGAGTGGCGCGGTAATCGAGCAAAGGATGGCAATTGATCTTCCATATAGTAAAGATTCGACTCTCAGGTTGTTGGGTGAGACGGATGATCTCAATCTCCCCACTGTAGTGGAAGGGGAAAAGCTATCGTCGGACCGTGATATATTAGTGGATAAAGGTTTCGCCAAAGCTCATGATGTGGCGATTGGAAACATGGTTGAACTGGGAGGGGAAACGTTCCATGTTACAGGCTATATGGCTATTCCGGATTACATCTATCCATTAAAGGATGAAGCAGGCTTCCTGAAAAACCCTGATGCATTCGGTGTCGCCGTCGTGAAACCATCTGTTTTATCACAGTGGGAAAATCACCGGATTTACTATAGTGTCCGTCTATCGGATGTTTCCCCGGAAGAACTGAAAAAGCAAATCAATCAAACGAATCAGATCATTAAATGGACGGATAAAAAAGATAATAATCGCATTTCCTTCATCAAAGGGGATATTGCCGGTGTCAAAAAGATGGGGCAATTTCTTCCGATCGGTATTTTATTCATTAGTATGGTGATCATTCTTATATTATTGTGGCGCTTAATGAAGAAGGAATATGTACAGATCGGTACATTGTATGCCCTCGGCTACAGGAAAAAGGAAATTATCCGTCATTATCTTTCTTACGCCGGAATTCTTGCTACCACAGGAAGCGTGGTCGGTACGATCCTTGGCTGGATATTCCTGCATCCATTGCTATCCACTTTCGCGGCTTATTATAATCTGCCCGTACTGGATGTGAAACTGCATGTGGGTTATTTACTTGTGAGTATCTTCCTGCCACTTGTGCTGTTCCTCCCGTTCACCTATTACTTGGTTCACCGTGTCTTGAAGATCCCGCCGGTGAGTTTGATAAAAGGTGGAGAACGAAAGGTCAAAGTGAGCAGGATGGAGCGGTTGTTTAAAATGAAGAAGCTGCCGTTCCACCGGAAATTCGTGATTAGGGAAATCATGAGAAACCTTCCCAGGGCACTGTTTTTGATCATAGGTGTGATGTTTGCGACATTATTATTGTTGTTCGGATTCGTCACCAAGAATTCGATGGAGTTTCTCGTGACCGATAATTTTCAACAAGTATACGACTATGAGTATAGCTATCTATTCAATGCTCCCAAGACCAAAGAGCCTGACTCTGGACAGGTGGGATCCGTGGCACCATTTACCACAGATGAGGAGAGCGTGATGATCACTGGCCTAAAGCCGGATAATACAGCCATTCGATTGCAGGATGCAAGCGGGGAAAGGCTTACATTCGATTCGGTGGTCATGAATAAATCACTCTCAGATAAATTAGGGGTTCAAGAGGGGGATTCGATTCATGTAACAAATGAATTGACGGACAAATCCTTTACTCTCACCATTGATCACATCGCTGAATCCTATCTTGGAAATATGATCTATATGCCCCTCGATGAATTCAACCGATTAAATGATTATCCGTCGGGAAGTTATACGGAAATTTATTCAAACAAAGAACTCCACTTGTCGGAAGATCAGATTGTCTCGATGACAAAGTCATCCGATACGATTGACGGTTTCAAGGAAATGATCAAGCCGTTGAACTATGGTGTGGCAGCGATTGCCTTTGTTGCGGCGATCATTGCGGTAATCATCATCTATATATTGATTTCATTATTAATCGAGGAAAATTCATTCAAAATTTCACTCATGAAAGTCATCGGCTACCGGGAGAAGTCGATCATGAACATGATGATCGGCTATAACATTTGGTTTATCATCCTTGGGTATGCGATAGGCATTCCCGTGACGATATTCTCGATTTCAGCCTTTATGAATTCCATCACTTCAGAAATGAATGTGACGATTCCTGTCAGGCTGGATTGGATGAGTGTCATTATCAGTTTCATCATCATGATCCTATCGTATTATGTTTCCCTGTGGCTGAATCGCCGGAAAGTAAAAGGGATATCGATGAAAGAAGCGATTAACCGGAGTACGGAATAG
- the mmuP gene encoding S-methylmethionine permease, whose translation MENAGQSFKRKMKTRHLVMLSLGGVIGTGLFLSSGYTIHQAGPFGTILAYLIGALVVYLVMLCLGELSVHMPETGSFHSYAAKFIGPGTGYTVGWLYWLTWTVALGSEFTAAGLMMQRWFPSISVWIWSAVFAALIFFLNALSVRFFAESEFWFSLVKVIAIVGFIVIGAGAIFGFIPLGHSEPVPFFSNITDSGLFPNGAFAILMTMLAVNFAFSGTELIGVAAGETENPSRSIPKAIRTTLVRLILFYVGTIVVLSALLPSQSAGVLESPFVAVLGRIGIPFAADIMNFVIITAILSAANSGLYASSRMLWSLADKQTISPIFAKLTDRGIPLNAIVCSMLGGGLSLLSSIIAPGTVYIVLVSVSGLAVVIVWMSISAAQFLFRRQYIREGNDVKDLAYRTPLYPLVPVASFLLCLASCIGIAFDPTQRIALYCGIPFIAVCYGSYYLTQSVKKRGTDHVEATEAESH comes from the coding sequence ATGGAAAACGCAGGACAGAGTTTCAAAAGAAAGATGAAGACACGGCATTTAGTGATGCTGAGTCTTGGAGGGGTGATCGGAACCGGGCTTTTCTTGAGTTCGGGTTATACCATTCATCAGGCTGGTCCATTTGGGACGATCCTTGCATATTTAATCGGTGCGCTGGTGGTGTATCTAGTGATGCTGTGTTTAGGCGAGCTATCTGTCCATATGCCGGAGACCGGATCCTTTCATAGTTATGCTGCAAAATTCATTGGTCCGGGGACCGGTTATACAGTGGGCTGGTTATATTGGCTGACATGGACGGTGGCATTGGGGTCGGAGTTCACGGCGGCCGGCTTGATGATGCAGCGCTGGTTCCCTTCGATTAGTGTATGGATTTGGAGCGCGGTCTTCGCTGCGTTGATTTTTTTCCTTAATGCATTGTCGGTGCGTTTTTTTGCTGAATCTGAATTTTGGTTTTCTTTAGTGAAAGTGATTGCGATTGTGGGGTTTATTGTGATTGGGGCAGGGGCGATATTCGGGTTCATCCCCCTTGGTCATTCAGAGCCCGTTCCATTTTTCTCGAATATCACCGATTCAGGGTTATTTCCGAACGGGGCATTTGCCATCTTGATGACCATGCTTGCCGTGAATTTTGCTTTTTCAGGAACAGAACTGATCGGAGTAGCGGCGGGAGAAACAGAGAATCCATCCAGATCGATTCCTAAAGCCATCCGCACTACGCTTGTGAGATTGATTCTCTTTTATGTAGGGACGATTGTCGTGTTATCTGCATTATTACCGAGCCAGTCAGCCGGTGTATTGGAAAGCCCTTTTGTCGCAGTGCTTGGACGGATTGGAATTCCTTTTGCCGCAGATATCATGAATTTTGTCATTATCACGGCTATCTTATCAGCGGCAAACTCAGGTCTGTATGCTTCTTCCCGAATGCTATGGTCTCTGGCTGATAAGCAAACGATCTCCCCGATTTTCGCTAAATTGACTGATAGGGGGATCCCTCTTAATGCGATTGTGTGTAGCATGCTTGGAGGGGGACTGTCCTTGCTTTCAAGCATCATTGCACCGGGGACGGTCTACATCGTATTGGTTTCGGTCTCAGGTCTTGCCGTCGTGATCGTGTGGATGAGCATCAGTGCTGCTCAATTTCTATTTCGAAGACAATACATAAGGGAAGGAAACGATGTGAAAGACCTGGCCTATCGGACGCCGCTCTATCCACTGGTTCCCGTTGCATCATTTCTGCTTTGTCTCGCTTCCTGTATCGGCATTGCCTTTGATCCCACTCAGAGGATCGCCCTTTATTGCGGGATCCCGTTCATCGCCGTTTGTTATGGAAGCTATTATCTGACACAATCCGTGAAGAAAAGAGGTACAGATCATGTCGAAGCAACTGAAGCTGAATCCCATTGA
- a CDS encoding TetR/AcrR family transcriptional regulator has protein sequence MAGLREDKKRQTQLNIMESAKNIFSQKGFETASMVEIAKDAGVGTGTIYNYFPSKGSLLLRIFTEEAEGMKEALQDPFSSEDGGDLVESVVGAMQGFAAFFQHYPKAFWRELFHVMTGEVEESIRLRQGLFGIDEEMMKWVMYLIERHSDCFAVKVDPEEAAYAIYSAAMSDTMFYMYNEEMDHQAYKEQLARHIRFLFEGKMKPGKKE, from the coding sequence ATGGCAGGATTACGTGAAGATAAAAAACGGCAAACCCAGCTAAACATCATGGAATCAGCAAAGAACATTTTTTCTCAAAAGGGATTCGAAACGGCTTCCATGGTTGAAATAGCGAAGGATGCAGGAGTGGGGACCGGTACCATCTACAATTATTTTCCTTCTAAGGGGTCTTTGCTATTGCGGATTTTCACTGAAGAAGCGGAGGGGATGAAAGAAGCGCTTCAAGATCCGTTTTCCTCAGAAGATGGTGGAGATCTGGTAGAAAGTGTGGTTGGTGCCATGCAGGGATTTGCAGCATTTTTTCAGCATTATCCGAAAGCATTTTGGCGCGAGCTTTTTCACGTGATGACGGGAGAAGTGGAAGAGAGCATCCGGTTGAGACAGGGGTTATTCGGCATTGATGAAGAGATGATGAAGTGGGTCATGTATTTAATCGAAAGGCATTCGGATTGCTTTGCCGTAAAGGTCGATCCGGAAGAAGCGGCTTATGCCATCTATAGTGCCGCCATGTCCGATACGATGTTCTATATGTATAACGAAGAAATGGATCATCAAGCGTACAAGGAGCAATTGGCGAGGCACATCCGATTTTTATTTGAAGGAAAAATGAAACCGGGAAAGAAGGAATGA
- the nei gene encoding endonuclease VIII: MPEGPEIRRAADNVERALINKTVEDVYFAFPHLKDYGELLKGSNVTRVDTKGKAMLIRFDNGYTIYSHNQLYGKWYIRNTYNYPKTNRQLRLALHNEKKSALLYSASDIEVLRDEEVPSHPFISKVGPDLLSEEVSIDELVGRMKDKRFRNRKWSILLLDQGFVAGIGNYLRSEIMFIAGIHPSFRPVDCTEDQLNKAAHAMMDLVKQSYETGGITNDPVLAQKLKDKGVKRSRYRHWVFNREGESCFICGSEIEKTVAGAASRRLYHCPVCQGSNDK; the protein is encoded by the coding sequence ATGCCAGAAGGTCCAGAAATCAGAAGAGCAGCCGATAACGTTGAGCGTGCTCTTATAAATAAAACAGTGGAAGATGTTTATTTTGCCTTCCCTCATTTAAAGGACTATGGAGAACTGCTGAAGGGGTCTAACGTGACAAGAGTCGATACGAAAGGAAAAGCCATGCTCATCCGCTTTGACAATGGATACACCATCTACTCCCACAATCAACTTTACGGAAAATGGTATATCAGAAACACCTACAATTACCCGAAAACAAATCGCCAGCTTCGATTAGCCCTTCATAACGAGAAAAAATCCGCCCTTCTCTATAGCGCGTCGGATATCGAGGTTCTCAGAGATGAAGAGGTGCCATCTCACCCATTCATCTCAAAAGTCGGGCCAGACCTTTTAAGCGAAGAGGTATCCATAGATGAGCTGGTTGGACGGATGAAGGACAAAAGATTCCGAAACCGGAAATGGTCGATTTTATTGCTTGATCAAGGTTTTGTCGCCGGAATCGGGAATTATTTGCGATCAGAAATTATGTTTATTGCCGGCATACATCCTTCCTTCAGGCCTGTCGACTGTACTGAAGATCAATTAAACAAAGCTGCCCATGCGATGATGGATTTAGTAAAGCAATCGTATGAAACTGGAGGTATCACCAATGATCCCGTCCTTGCTCAGAAACTGAAAGACAAAGGTGTGAAGCGATCCCGCTATCGTCACTGGGTCTTTAACCGTGAAGGGGAATCTTGCTTCATCTGTGGAAGCGAAATCGAGAAGACGGTAGCCGGAGCCGCTTCAAGAAGACTTTACCATTGTCCGGTTTGTCAAGGATCGAACGATAAATAA
- a CDS encoding cysteine hydrolase family protein produces the protein MKQSLLVIDVQQELVEGNEKEQAVFQKEKLLETINRVIGKAKEADAHIVFIRDKDVAGGTGEGFGVHRDLEIPDHAEVFDKLATNSFYGTPLLSFLKEKEVGHIVIAGCQTEHCIDTAVRYATVSGFDVTLVADGHSTKDSQALKAEQIIAHHNVALRGHYNVDHFSDVRPSNEELFQPKHDEYRKEYGM, from the coding sequence GTGAAGCAGTCATTACTTGTCATTGATGTACAACAGGAGTTAGTGGAAGGAAACGAAAAGGAACAGGCGGTCTTTCAAAAAGAAAAACTGCTCGAGACTATCAACAGAGTGATCGGCAAGGCGAAGGAAGCGGACGCCCACATCGTCTTCATCAGGGATAAAGACGTCGCAGGTGGTACCGGCGAAGGGTTCGGGGTACATCGGGACCTTGAGATCCCGGATCATGCAGAGGTATTTGATAAGCTCGCTACCAACTCGTTTTACGGGACGCCGTTACTTTCCTTTTTAAAAGAAAAAGAAGTAGGGCATATCGTGATTGCGGGTTGTCAGACCGAGCACTGCATCGATACGGCTGTCCGTTATGCGACGGTAAGCGGATTCGATGTCACCCTGGTAGCTGACGGCCATTCCACCAAGGACTCACAAGCCTTGAAGGCGGAGCAAATCATTGCCCATCATAATGTCGCTTTAAGGGGTCATTACAATGTGGATCATTTTTCGGATGTAAGGCCATCCAATGAGGAACTGTTCCAGCCAAAGCATGATGAGTATCGGAAGGAATATGGAATGTAG